In Aquimarina sp. TRL1, a single window of DNA contains:
- a CDS encoding DUF4920 domain-containing protein → MRKFIVLVFGVVTLYACKNTNTKGKNLIENLPLEQYQAYGQKIEKGTVFSPDELAAQYHEMKEGDTIAMMYKSTVNSVCKVKGCWMRVAIDDKEENMVKFKDYGFFVPMDIENKEVIVKGKAFVTEVSVEEQRHLASDAGKSEDEIAKITTPKKTYSFVADGVLIKS, encoded by the coding sequence ATGAGAAAATTTATAGTATTGGTATTCGGAGTAGTGACATTATATGCTTGTAAAAACACGAATACAAAAGGAAAAAACTTAATAGAAAACTTACCCCTGGAGCAATATCAGGCATATGGACAAAAAATAGAAAAAGGAACTGTTTTTTCACCGGATGAATTGGCTGCCCAATATCATGAGATGAAAGAGGGAGATACTATTGCTATGATGTATAAAAGTACGGTTAATAGTGTGTGTAAAGTCAAAGGTTGCTGGATGAGAGTTGCTATTGATGATAAAGAAGAGAACATGGTAAAGTTTAAAGACTATGGTTTTTTTGTTCCTATGGATATCGAAAACAAAGAAGTAATCGTAAAAGGAAAAGCGTTTGTAACAGAGGTATCTGTAGAAGAACAACGCCATCTGGCAAGTGATGCAGGTAAAAGTGAAGATGAAATAGCAAAAATAACAACTCCTAAAAAGACATATTCTTTTGTAGCTGATGGAGTTTTGATAAAGAGTTAA
- a CDS encoding nucleotide exchange factor GrpE, producing the protein MSKKNKKNDDLKDQVEEVLDAPVTEKENEEVDVEAQLKEELEKEKDKFLRLFAEFENYKKRTSKERLELFKTASQDVIQSMLPVLDDFDRAQKEIEKSEDENLIKGVELIHNKLKETLKSKGLSEVEVAAGDTFNADDHEAITQIPAPSDDLKGKIVDVIEKGYKLGDKVIRFPKVVTGQ; encoded by the coding sequence ATGAGTAAGAAAAATAAAAAAAACGATGATCTAAAAGATCAAGTAGAAGAAGTACTTGATGCGCCTGTTACAGAGAAAGAAAATGAAGAGGTTGATGTAGAAGCACAGCTAAAAGAAGAACTGGAGAAGGAAAAAGATAAGTTTTTGAGACTCTTTGCAGAGTTTGAAAATTATAAAAAACGAACCTCAAAAGAACGTTTAGAGCTTTTTAAAACAGCAAGTCAAGATGTGATACAATCAATGCTACCCGTATTAGACGATTTTGATAGAGCGCAAAAAGAAATCGAAAAATCGGAAGATGAAAACCTGATCAAAGGGGTAGAATTGATTCATAATAAACTCAAAGAAACACTAAAGAGTAAAGGACTTTCAGAAGTAGAAGTTGCTGCTGGTGATACGTTTAATGCAGATGATCATGAAGCGATTACCCAGATTCCTGCACCTAGTGATGATTTGAAAGGGAAAATAGTTGATGTTATTGAAAAAGGATATAAGCTTGGCGATAAAGTCATCCGTTTTCCAAAGGTAGTAACCGGACAATAA
- a CDS encoding TIGR01777 family oxidoreductase, with amino-acid sequence MRILITGATGLVGQEIVRLCHDSGMDVNYLTTSKNKIKTGKENYQGFYWNPDTKEIDSSCFEGVTTIIHLAGATIGKRWTTSYKKRIESSRVETTNLLISTLQQQKHQVRQVIAASAIGIYPSSSQNYYTEESTERDSTFLSDVVQKWEKAVEGFKTLGVRLGILRIGLVLSHEGGALPQMAKPIEKGVGAVIGKGTQWQSWIHLKDVARMFLFVHEKKLEGVYNAVASNPISNKKLTYAIASQLGKKILLPNVPEFVLRLLLGEMYVLLVSSQRVSNAKIEKNGFQFYYENIYQALEEIDAHKKN; translated from the coding sequence ATGAGGATTCTAATTACTGGAGCTACGGGGTTGGTCGGTCAGGAAATTGTGAGGTTATGCCATGATTCAGGGATGGATGTGAATTATCTTACCACGAGTAAAAATAAAATAAAGACTGGAAAAGAAAATTATCAGGGGTTTTATTGGAATCCCGATACTAAAGAAATTGATTCGTCCTGTTTTGAAGGAGTGACGACGATTATCCATTTGGCAGGAGCAACTATAGGAAAGCGCTGGACTACTTCTTATAAAAAGCGAATCGAATCCAGTAGAGTAGAAACGACAAATTTATTAATAAGCACATTGCAGCAACAAAAGCATCAGGTAAGACAAGTGATTGCTGCCAGTGCCATAGGGATTTATCCAAGTTCATCCCAAAACTACTATACGGAAGAAAGTACGGAGAGAGATTCAACTTTTCTTTCAGATGTAGTACAAAAATGGGAAAAAGCAGTAGAAGGCTTCAAAACATTGGGGGTGAGATTAGGCATTTTGAGGATCGGTTTGGTGTTATCTCACGAAGGAGGCGCTTTACCTCAAATGGCAAAACCAATAGAAAAAGGAGTAGGAGCCGTAATAGGGAAAGGAACACAATGGCAGAGTTGGATTCATTTAAAAGACGTAGCCAGAATGTTTCTGTTTGTTCACGAAAAGAAATTAGAAGGAGTCTATAATGCAGTAGCCTCTAATCCGATATCTAATAAAAAACTCACCTATGCAATAGCGAGTCAGCTGGGTAAAAAAATACTGTTACCGAATGTTCCTGAGTTTGTACTACGGCTTTTACTGGGAGAGATGTACGTATTACTGGTAAGTAGTCAGCGGGTTTCTAATGCCAAAATAGAAAAGAACGGATTTCAGTTTTATTACGAAAATATTTATCAGGCGCTTGAAGAAATTGATGCGCATAAAAAAAACTGA
- a CDS encoding YceI family protein yields the protein MKFKLMQLAAVTALSILAFSCKGEKKNETTAKEAEEVKEAPAVAVTYTVDPTASTIEWTGSKPTGKHMGTIALSNGTLKVQENKVLGGSFAIDMTTITVTDLEGDEKAGLEAHLKGEGEGKEDHFFNVAKFKDGAFEITAVNEKDGKTVIEGNLTLKGIKKNISFPATISSNDSETTITSDVFTINRTEWGVNYGSKSVFENLGDKFINDDIEIKVSLKAKKA from the coding sequence ATGAAATTTAAATTAATGCAACTTGCTGCAGTCACGGCACTTTCAATCCTTGCTTTTTCTTGTAAAGGAGAGAAAAAAAATGAAACTACTGCTAAGGAGGCTGAAGAAGTAAAAGAAGCTCCTGCTGTGGCAGTTACGTATACTGTAGACCCTACAGCTAGTACTATCGAATGGACAGGATCTAAGCCTACAGGTAAACATATGGGAACTATCGCGCTATCGAATGGTACATTAAAAGTTCAGGAGAACAAAGTACTTGGAGGATCATTCGCTATAGACATGACTACAATTACTGTTACTGACTTAGAAGGTGACGAAAAAGCAGGTCTTGAAGCACACTTAAAAGGTGAAGGTGAAGGTAAAGAAGATCACTTCTTTAATGTAGCCAAGTTTAAAGATGGTGCTTTCGAAATTACTGCTGTAAATGAAAAAGATGGAAAAACTGTGATCGAAGGAAACCTAACATTAAAAGGTATCAAGAAAAATATCTCTTTCCCGGCAACTATCTCTTCTAATGATTCTGAAACTACTATTACTAGTGACGTATTCACAATTAACCGTACAGAATGGGGAGTAAACTACGGATCTAAATCTGTATTCGAAAACTTAGGAGATAAGTTTATTAACGACGATATTGAGATCAAAGTAAGCTTAAAAGCCAAAAAAGCATAA
- a CDS encoding branched-chain amino acid aminotransferase: MKSSTQQAIEITKANESKIGQVDFENLTFGNIFTDHMFVCDFIDGKWQTPKITPYAPLTLDPSARVFHYGQAVFEGMKAYKDDNGDTFLFRPDENFKRINKSAARLAMPEFPENYFFDGLTELLKLDNEWIKPGFGNSLYIRPFVIATQAGVSASEANEYKFMIICSPAQAYYSGDVSVLVAEKFSRSANGGIGYAKAAGNYAAQFYPTNLAKKEGYQQVIWTDADTHEYMEEAGTMNVFFRVNDTLLTAPTSDRILDGITRKSLIDIAKKEGISVDVRPVKVSEIVAAAKDGSLKEIFGAGTAAVISPVKAFGYQGNHYELEKQENSFASLFKTALMNIQYNKAEDPFNWRHKI, encoded by the coding sequence ATGAAGAGTTCAACTCAACAAGCAATTGAAATCACCAAAGCAAATGAGTCTAAAATCGGACAAGTAGACTTTGAAAACCTAACTTTCGGTAATATTTTTACAGATCATATGTTTGTCTGTGATTTTATTGACGGAAAATGGCAAACTCCAAAGATCACTCCATATGCGCCGCTCACTCTTGATCCTTCTGCTCGTGTTTTTCATTACGGGCAAGCCGTTTTCGAAGGAATGAAAGCTTATAAAGATGACAATGGAGATACCTTTTTATTCCGACCAGATGAAAATTTCAAAAGAATAAACAAATCTGCCGCACGTCTGGCAATGCCCGAATTCCCTGAGAATTATTTCTTTGACGGATTAACGGAGTTACTCAAATTAGATAATGAATGGATCAAACCTGGTTTTGGAAATTCATTATACATCAGACCTTTTGTAATTGCTACGCAGGCAGGTGTTTCTGCTTCTGAAGCAAATGAATACAAGTTCATGATTATCTGCTCTCCTGCTCAGGCATATTATAGTGGAGATGTCAGTGTATTGGTGGCTGAAAAATTTAGCCGTTCCGCTAACGGAGGAATTGGATATGCTAAAGCTGCCGGGAATTATGCAGCTCAGTTTTACCCTACGAATTTAGCAAAAAAAGAAGGGTATCAGCAGGTTATCTGGACTGATGCTGACACGCATGAGTATATGGAAGAAGCGGGAACTATGAATGTTTTTTTTAGAGTAAACGACACCCTGCTTACAGCTCCAACTAGTGATCGAATATTGGATGGAATTACACGAAAAAGTTTAATCGATATTGCTAAGAAAGAAGGGATTTCTGTAGATGTCAGACCTGTAAAAGTTAGCGAAATTGTGGCAGCTGCCAAGGATGGAAGTCTCAAAGAAATTTTTGGTGCTGGAACAGCCGCTGTTATCAGCCCTGTCAAAGCTTTTGGATACCAAGGAAACCACTATGAACTCGAAAAACAAGAGAACTCCTTTGCTTCCTTGTTTAAAACAGCTTTGATGAATATTCAATACAATAAAGCAGAAGATCCATTCAACTGGAGACATAAAATATAA
- the mnmD gene encoding tRNA (5-methylaminomethyl-2-thiouridine)(34)-methyltransferase MnmD, translating to MEHKTKREIIITGDGSVTIHLPEINEQYHSKHGAINEAKHVFIKSGLQYIWEKEKKEETAILEIGFGTGLNAFITFLESKKSGKAIQYVGIEAYPVLMDEIEKLNYAQQLEALHEQATFMSLHECEWEKEKKVSDTFSLTKKQMLFGDIKDVASYDLIYFDAFGARVQPELWTVQIFEIMFAALRDGGVLVTYAAKGSVRRAMEEVGFSVERLPGPPGKREMLRAVK from the coding sequence ATGGAGCATAAAACTAAAAGAGAAATTATCATTACGGGAGATGGTTCAGTAACGATTCATCTTCCCGAAATTAATGAACAGTATCATTCCAAACACGGAGCTATCAATGAAGCAAAACACGTATTTATTAAAAGTGGGCTTCAGTATATATGGGAAAAAGAAAAAAAGGAGGAAACAGCCATTCTGGAAATAGGTTTTGGAACAGGGCTTAACGCATTTATTACGTTTTTAGAAAGTAAAAAAAGCGGGAAAGCAATCCAGTATGTTGGAATTGAGGCGTATCCTGTACTAATGGATGAAATTGAGAAACTAAATTATGCTCAACAATTAGAAGCCCTTCATGAACAGGCTACTTTTATGAGCCTTCATGAATGTGAGTGGGAAAAAGAAAAAAAAGTATCAGATACTTTTTCTTTGACTAAAAAACAAATGTTGTTTGGCGATATAAAAGATGTAGCGTCGTATGATTTGATTTATTTTGATGCCTTTGGAGCGAGAGTACAACCAGAGTTGTGGACAGTTCAGATTTTCGAAATAATGTTTGCAGCCTTACGGGATGGAGGTGTTTTGGTCACCTATGCAGCCAAAGGAAGTGTAAGAAGAGCAATGGAAGAAGTAGGTTTTTCGGTAGAAAGACTGCCAGGACCTCCTGGTAAGAGAGAAATGTTACGGGCTGTAAAATAA
- a CDS encoding ABC transporter ATP-binding protein → MTNVLEVQHATKRFGTFTALNDVSIQVPKGSVFGLLGPNGAGKTTLIRIINQITYPDQGKVFLDGQPLEPQHIKDIGYLPEERGLYKSMKVGEQALYLAQLKGLSKTEARERLKYWFDKFEISHWWNKKIQELSKGMAQKVQFIVTVLHRPKLLIFDEPFSGFDPINATVIKDEILQLREEGATIIFSTHRMESVEELCDHIALINKSKKILDGKLTDVKRAYKSNTFEVGLMTDNAAGILEQIKSKFKVSPADFRTIDEQLKLNITLGKEDSPNDLLGYLSGQAQILRFNEVIPGVNEIFIKTITEENA, encoded by the coding sequence ATGACCAATGTATTAGAGGTACAGCACGCAACAAAACGCTTTGGAACTTTTACTGCGCTTAATGACGTGTCCATTCAGGTACCTAAAGGAAGTGTATTCGGCTTATTAGGGCCCAATGGGGCTGGTAAAACTACATTGATACGAATCATTAATCAAATCACATACCCCGATCAGGGAAAGGTTTTTCTGGATGGTCAACCTCTGGAACCACAACATATAAAAGATATAGGGTACCTGCCAGAAGAAAGAGGACTTTATAAATCGATGAAAGTAGGAGAGCAAGCACTGTATTTAGCACAATTAAAAGGGTTGAGTAAAACAGAAGCAAGAGAACGATTAAAGTACTGGTTCGATAAGTTTGAAATTTCACATTGGTGGAATAAAAAAATACAAGAGTTGTCCAAAGGGATGGCGCAAAAAGTTCAGTTTATTGTTACAGTATTACATCGCCCAAAATTGTTGATTTTTGATGAGCCATTTAGTGGTTTTGACCCTATTAATGCTACGGTTATAAAAGATGAGATCTTACAACTCAGGGAAGAAGGTGCTACTATTATTTTTTCTACACATAGAATGGAAAGCGTAGAAGAATTGTGTGATCATATCGCCTTGATTAATAAATCAAAAAAGATATTAGATGGGAAATTGACAGATGTAAAAAGAGCTTATAAATCAAATACCTTTGAAGTGGGGTTGATGACAGATAATGCAGCGGGAATATTAGAGCAAATTAAAAGTAAATTTAAGGTGTCCCCTGCCGATTTTAGAACAATTGATGAGCAACTAAAATTAAATATTACCCTTGGAAAGGAAGATTCTCCGAATGATTTATTAGGGTATTTATCTGGTCAAGCACAGATTTTGCGATTTAATGAAGTAATTCCGGGAGTAAACGAAATATTTATTAAAACAATTACAGAAGAGAATGCATAA
- the dnaJ gene encoding molecular chaperone DnaJ, whose product MKEDFYDILGISKGASQAEIKKAYRKKAIEYHPDKNPGDATAEEKFKKAAEAYEILSDPDKKARYDQFGHQAFEGGGGFGGGGMNMDDIFSQFGDIFGGGFGGFGGFGGGRQRTAKGSNLRIRVKLSLEDIANGVDKKIKVKRKVKAPGTTYKTCSTCNGSGQVTRITNTILGRMQTSSPCNVCGGTGQMIDKRPADADAQGLKIVEETVSVKIPPGVEEGMQLKVAGKGNEAPGNGIAGDLLVAIEEKPHAELQREGDNLHYDLYISFSEAALGASKEIDTVSGKVRIKIEEGVQSGKILRLRGKGIPSINGYGRGDLLVHVNVWTPRTLSREQKEFFEKMAKDEHFMPKPESGDKSFFEKVKDMFS is encoded by the coding sequence ATGAAAGAAGATTTTTATGACATACTAGGTATTAGTAAGGGAGCTAGTCAGGCAGAAATCAAAAAAGCATATCGTAAAAAAGCAATTGAATATCACCCAGATAAAAATCCGGGAGATGCGACTGCAGAAGAGAAGTTCAAAAAAGCAGCAGAAGCATATGAGATATTAAGTGATCCTGATAAAAAAGCACGTTATGACCAATTTGGTCATCAGGCATTCGAAGGCGGAGGTGGCTTCGGAGGTGGTGGAATGAATATGGATGATATATTCAGTCAGTTTGGAGATATCTTTGGTGGTGGTTTTGGCGGCTTTGGCGGCTTCGGAGGAGGAAGACAACGAACGGCAAAAGGAAGTAATCTTCGTATTCGTGTGAAACTGTCTTTAGAAGATATCGCGAATGGAGTCGATAAAAAGATTAAGGTAAAAAGAAAGGTTAAGGCTCCTGGAACTACATATAAAACATGTAGTACCTGTAATGGTTCAGGACAAGTTACCAGAATTACCAATACGATTTTAGGAAGAATGCAAACGTCCTCTCCATGTAATGTGTGTGGAGGAACCGGACAAATGATCGATAAAAGACCAGCCGATGCAGACGCTCAGGGGTTGAAGATTGTTGAAGAAACCGTAAGTGTAAAAATCCCGCCAGGAGTAGAAGAAGGAATGCAGCTAAAAGTAGCAGGAAAAGGAAATGAAGCACCTGGGAATGGAATTGCAGGAGATCTGCTGGTTGCCATAGAAGAAAAACCTCATGCAGAGTTACAACGAGAAGGAGATAACCTGCATTATGATTTGTATATCAGTTTCTCAGAAGCTGCTCTTGGAGCGTCCAAAGAAATTGATACAGTAAGTGGCAAAGTGAGAATTAAGATAGAAGAAGGAGTTCAGAGTGGAAAAATATTGAGACTTAGAGGAAAAGGAATTCCAAGTATTAATGGATACGGAAGAGGTGATCTATTAGTACATGTCAATGTTTGGACCCCAAGAACCCTGAGCAGAGAACAAAAAGAGTTTTTCGAAAAAATGGCAAAAGATGAACATTTTATGCCAAAACCCGAAAGTGGAGATAAATCCTTTTTTGAGAAAGTAAAAGATATGTTCTCATAA